The window GGGGGTTTGGTTCACTCAAACCACCGTATCCTCCTTGTCTCGGGGGGGGAGCCTGAACGTTGTTGTTCTGGCCATAGCCGGCAGCATTATCGTATCTGTTGCCGCCATATCCGCTGGGGGCGCCAGGCCGATCATTCCCATATCCTATCGAAGGGCTGGATGCAGCCGAATCATatctcttcttgttgtctgCAAAGGCGGCATCATTCTGAGCGGAGTAAGGCGGTGGGGCGGAGCTTCCAGGACGAGGACCAGATGGTAAGCCGCCGCCGTAGCCACCGGGACGAGGACCGGACGGCAGTCCTGAAGGGACTCCGCGATTTCCGCCGTATGCAGGAGCGGACGAGTATGTGTCGCTGGACGGCGGTTGTTGCGCATAAGGGTTCACAGGTGTCTCGTTGGGCTTGTCTTTATCCGACTTGCTGCGGAATAGAGAACTGAACTTGCCCATGATGGGATGCTGTGAAGGGTTTAGTACAATAAACAAGACAAAAGATTGAGTCGTCTGATGACAACGAGATGGTAAAACTGGTGTTGACAAGATGAAAAGGAAGGAAAGTATGTGATGTTAGGTGTTCAGGGGGCGTTTTGGCGTAAAGACCCCCTAACAGCTGGCGGGGCTTTGGGTGGAGCTCTGCGGCGGCGGGACGGTAGGATCCAGACGAGCTTGTATTTTGAGACTGTTCCAGGCTGTGACCCATTCGGTAAAAAAGGAAAGCCCCTGCCTCGCAATGCTGACGACCACTTGCTTGACCGCAGTTAAGCAGTTTGGGGTCGCTGTCCTAATCAACCGCCGGATCGTGACCGCCATGCGGCCACTTGGCGCTCCGCCACCAGGGATGATGCTTCAAAAGAAGGCTTCTGGAAATCCATTTTcagcttgtttcttttcttacCTTGTCAACCGCAGACTCCATCTTGACATCGTGTTCATCGTCTGTTTCTTGGTCTCCTTTGAAACAGCCTGacatccacctccaaaacccaCGTTTCTTTCGCCTCATCtctggttgggttggagtCTGCTTCCACTCTTCCTGCGAATTTGTGGACTCTGCAAATTGCGACCTGCTGAGTTTCTCAGGGTCCTGTATCTCGCTGGATTGATGCAGGTCCAGTGGTGGGGGGCGCCGACGTTGCGACTGGTCCACTGCCATCTTGGCTTCGGACTGGGGGTTTCGTACGCTCCTATCGCTGTCGCTGGGGGGTTTGCTGGAATTGCTGGAATCACTGCCCAGTGGTTCGCTGGAATAACTGGAATCGCTGCCTCGTGGTGAGAGCGGCTCCAGCTGGAGTTCTTTGATCAGCGAAGGATCCATGATGGTTCTAGATTGACGATTGACTGTTCATGGAACAAGCCGAGCGAAGTGGCTTCTCAATACAATGAAAGCCGTTCATTGAGAGAGGGTGGTAGCTTGCAAGAACAACGAAAAGTCCAGCTGATAAGAAGAAAATAGGACAGTACCTCAATTCCGCCGCCTTTTGCGCCTGAATAAAGGTACTGCCGTAATACGAAGCTAACGGAAAACAGGCTTTGTCACCTGGTCTCTGTTGCTGGCGACTGCCCCATCCCAGGCCGCTTGCTCATTGACTGCACTTGGACCTTACATAAGTTCCCCAAATCTTGATGTGTCACTTTCGTCGGTGTGAGAgtcaccttttttttttttgttgacGACAAATTCAAGGTATTTGATAAGAGCACCTGAATTGAT is drawn from Podospora pseudocomata strain CBS 415.72m chromosome 1 map unlocalized CBS415.72m_1, whole genome shotgun sequence and contains these coding sequences:
- a CDS encoding T-SNARE protein SEC-9 (EggNog:ENOG503NXKV; COG:U) produces the protein MDPSLIKELQLEPLSPRGSDSSYSSEPLGSDSSNSSKPPSDSDRSVRNPQSEAKMAVDQSQRRRPPPLDLHQSSEIQDPEKLSRSQFAESTNSQEEWMSGCFKGDQETDDEHDVKMESAVDKHPIMGKFSSLFRSKSDKDKPNETPVNPYAQQPPSSDTYSSAPAYGGNRGVPSGLPSGPRPGGYGGGLPSGPRPGSSAPPPYSAQNDAAFADNKKRYDSAASSPSIGYGNDRPGAPSGYGGNRYDNAAGYGQNNNVQAPPPRQGGYGGLSEPNPLFDGRQQRDPYWAVAPPPRPEIPDNYENMTAEEKDDYEAETKKGEIIHTIRETAQSSARARMMAAEGVERMVGMHQKYDRDEAILYKVEQQLDESKHQARLANAHLDNLDAANSSLFNLAANSKGKLAERSARKAQSEREREIDRDALREEQALRKRELEAAAAQVGRPTLGFKKADRSKYTFEDTGGEQEELNDQIDDDLTEIERSVSTMNMLAKGFLVRTEAQTNQVTRLVEKSDAARDKVRAQNNRMKAEYSP